From a single Accipiter gentilis chromosome 32, bAccGen1.1, whole genome shotgun sequence genomic region:
- the B3GALT5 gene encoding beta-1,3-galactosyltransferase 5: MKMGGTWLRLPAGQHLLALGKRHFSNKWRNMMDFTKFRLFVCLIGLSCASFWVFYNNLTEFCIFCENSQGYIFPTETFRRIGGNFLQLPDTDCHKNPPFLVLLVTSSYHNLNARMAIRQTWGKERTVAGKRLVTYFLLGSTVNLSQQADIAAESRQFKDIIQKNFTDTYYNLTLKTMMGMEWIHRFCYQSSFVMKTDTDVFVNVFYLTELLLRKKRTTRFFTGFLKLHEYPIRTRGSKWYVSREEYPEKTYPPFCSGTGYVLSTDVASQIYNVSETVSFIKLEDVFIGLCLAKLKIRLEELHSEQTFFPEKIRFSVSRFKKIVMCHEVEPSEQLSYWNHLVTENHRGRL, translated from the exons ATGAAGATGGGAGGAACCTGGCTGCGTCTGCCAGCTGGACAGCACTTGCTGGCTCTGGGAAAGAGGCACTTTTCAAACAAATGGAGAaacatg ATGGATTTCACAAAATTCAGGCTGTTTGTTTGCCTCATAGGACTCAGCTGTGCTagcttctgggttttttacaACAATTTGACTGAATTCTGCATATTCTGTGAAAACAGTCAGGGTTACATATTCCCCACAGAGACTTTTAGGAGAATCGGAGGAAACTTCTTGCAGCTCCCAGATACAGACTGCCATAAGAACCCTCCTTTCCTCGTCCTGCTTGTGACATCCTCGTACCACAACCTCAACGCAAGGATGGCCATCCGGCAAacctgggggaaggagagaacaGTCGCTGGCAAGCGCCTGGTGACATACTTCCTCCTGGGAAGCACTGTGAATCTCAGCCAGCAGGCTGATATTGCTGCTGAAAGCCGGCAGTTTAAAGACATTATTCAAAAGAATTTTACTGACACGTATTACAATTTGACTTTGAAGACCATGATGGGAATGGAATGGATTCACAGATTTTGTTACCAGTCCAGCTTTGTGATGAAGACCGACACAGATGTGTTTGTCAATGTTTTTTACCTCACTGAGcttcttctaaggaaaaaaaggacCACTAGGTTCTTCACAGGCTTTTTAAAACTGCATGAATACCCCATACGGACAAGAGGGAGTAAGTGGTATGTGAGTAGAGAAGAGTATCCAGAAAAGACCTACCCACCGTTTTGTTCCGGGACTGGCTATGTTTTATCCACCGATGTTGCTAGTCAGATCTATAATGTTTCAGAGACTGTTTCGTTCATTAAACTGGAGGATGTATTCATAGGACTGTGCCTTGCCAAATTAAAAATTCGTCTGGAGGAGCTTCATTCAGAGCAgacattttttccagaaaagattAGGTTCTCTGTTTCTCGCTTTAAGAAAATTGTGATGTGCCATGAAGTAGAACCATCTGAGCAGCTGAGCTACTGGAATCACTTAGTGACAGAAAATCACAGAGGAAGGCTCTAG